In Streptomyces sp. NBC_01439, the following are encoded in one genomic region:
- a CDS encoding MFS transporter produces the protein MSAVTGQTAADAPAKPVIPHGTMVLAVACLGLFMSFIEVTAAISTLRALQLDMQVAPADLSWVSSTYTLVVAACVLSGGALGERFGRRRVFVTGVVALAAGSLVVATASGFPQVLVGRAISGVGGALVLPTSLAIITTTFFVDLPRMLRYITIWVSMSGVGLAVGPLLGGALLDRFDWPAVYLVNTPVAVVTVAMALYAVKETKVPDRALDLGGQFLSVVGLGTLVYGIAVGGRLGYDDPVVVVSLAVAVAALTGLVLVERRAPVPMLDVRMMGSLRVSATLVVAASALFTFVGIVFLEVLFLQRVQGTEPMATGLKLLPAMVSFVLSTLVAQRIAAKVGPGRLLAAGSLVTGAAAVALVAQQPDSAYGITALGLTLLGLGSGLVVAPSTAAAFAVVEPAQMGSASNAVTAFRQVGSVLATSVLGSVLAVRFIGVLPDRLDAAHVPPEVASTVVEVARSGGNGSGRSTEAVTEAVNASFNAGIHTGMWVVAGVSALAAALSLAFLTRTKKDA, from the coding sequence GTGAGCGCCGTGACGGGACAGACTGCGGCCGACGCGCCCGCAAAGCCGGTCATTCCCCACGGGACGATGGTGCTGGCCGTCGCCTGCCTGGGTCTGTTCATGTCCTTCATCGAGGTCACGGCCGCGATCTCGACGCTGCGCGCCCTGCAGCTGGACATGCAGGTCGCGCCGGCCGACCTGAGCTGGGTGTCGAGCACGTACACCCTGGTCGTGGCGGCCTGTGTGCTCTCGGGCGGTGCGCTCGGCGAACGGTTCGGCAGGCGGCGGGTGTTCGTCACCGGTGTGGTGGCGCTCGCCGCGGGCTCGCTGGTGGTGGCGACCGCGAGCGGGTTTCCGCAGGTGCTGGTCGGGCGGGCGATCAGCGGGGTCGGCGGCGCGCTGGTGCTGCCGACGTCGCTGGCCATCATCACCACGACCTTCTTCGTCGATCTGCCGCGGATGCTGCGCTACATCACGATCTGGGTGTCCATGTCCGGCGTCGGCCTCGCGGTCGGACCGCTGCTCGGCGGTGCGCTGCTCGACCGCTTCGACTGGCCGGCCGTGTACCTGGTGAACACGCCGGTCGCCGTGGTGACGGTGGCCATGGCGCTATACGCGGTGAAGGAGACCAAGGTTCCGGACCGGGCGCTCGACCTGGGTGGCCAGTTCCTGTCCGTCGTCGGTCTGGGCACGCTCGTGTACGGGATCGCCGTCGGCGGCCGGCTGGGGTACGACGACCCGGTGGTCGTGGTCTCGCTGGCGGTCGCGGTGGCCGCCCTGACGGGGCTGGTACTGGTGGAGCGGCGGGCCCCCGTGCCGATGCTGGACGTACGCATGATGGGCTCGCTGCGGGTCTCGGCCACTCTGGTGGTGGCGGCGAGCGCGCTCTTCACCTTCGTCGGCATCGTCTTCCTCGAAGTGCTGTTCCTCCAGCGGGTCCAGGGCACCGAGCCGATGGCCACGGGCCTGAAACTGCTGCCCGCGATGGTTTCGTTCGTGCTGTCCACCCTGGTGGCGCAGCGGATCGCGGCGAAGGTGGGGCCGGGCCGGCTGCTGGCCGCCGGTTCCCTGGTCACGGGTGCGGCCGCGGTCGCCCTGGTCGCGCAGCAGCCCGACAGCGCGTACGGGATCACGGCCCTGGGCCTGACCCTGCTGGGTCTGGGCAGCGGCCTCGTGGTCGCGCCGTCGACGGCCGCCGCGTTCGCGGTCGTCGAGCCCGCGCAGATGGGCTCGGCCTCCAACGCGGTCACCGCCTTCCGGCAGGTCGGCTCGGTGCTCGCCACCTCGGTGCTGGGCTCGGTGCTCGCCGTGCGCTTCATCGGCGTGCTCCCGGACAGGCTCGACGCGGCGCACGTGCCCCCGGAGGTCGCGTCGACGGTCGTCGAGGTGGCGCGGAGCGGCGGCAACGGCAGCGGCCGTTCCACGGAAGCGGTGACGGAGGCCGTCAACGCCTCGTTCAACGCGGGCATCCACACCGGCATGTGGGTGGTGGCGGGCGTGTCCGCGCTGGCGGCGGCACTGTCCCTGGCCTTCCTCACGCGGACGAAAAAGGACGCTTAG
- a CDS encoding cytochrome P450 has translation MTAPSVLSLLDPSALMDPHPIYREWNRQGPVIWDSEIEAWLITGYDESFRVFRDIENFCQDWRRIDVETPASLLSLQTLDPPEHTQIRQLMHEGFKAVSPYALEDALRSGLEELLAAVEHRPGFDFVSELAEPLTLRVISALLGIPQPDPAWFVPLSNTIVDGMDFSLRPECYEPGVAARAELSALVGRWLESPPADGFVSHVAHSGKREGIEHDVLLNSLRVVLQAGFQTANRFLATGLLTLLRIPAERRPRAGTDAAVNELVRFAGPVHVESRACVNDTALGGQLIRRGQVVSMFLPAANRDPRAFASPGELLLDRSPNRHLGFGRGPHTCLGAPVAVSVAREVFATIGRRYPHARLLGEPVPRPNVTEHGFYEFKVSFSAEDRPTGRSPQEEGEVAHR, from the coding sequence ATGACGGCGCCCAGTGTTCTGAGTCTCCTCGACCCGAGCGCCCTCATGGACCCGCACCCGATATATCGGGAGTGGAATCGACAGGGTCCGGTCATCTGGGATTCTGAAATCGAGGCGTGGCTCATCACCGGCTACGACGAGTCTTTCCGGGTATTCCGAGACATCGAGAACTTCTGCCAGGACTGGCGTCGCATCGACGTGGAGACGCCCGCCTCGCTGCTCAGCCTGCAGACGCTGGACCCGCCGGAGCACACCCAGATCCGGCAGTTGATGCACGAGGGGTTCAAGGCCGTCAGCCCCTACGCCCTCGAGGACGCGCTCCGGTCGGGCCTCGAGGAGCTGCTCGCCGCGGTGGAACACCGGCCCGGTTTCGACTTCGTATCGGAGCTGGCCGAGCCGCTCACGCTGCGGGTCATTTCGGCGCTGCTCGGGATCCCCCAGCCCGACCCGGCCTGGTTCGTCCCGCTCTCGAACACCATCGTGGACGGTATGGACTTCAGCCTCCGGCCGGAGTGCTACGAGCCCGGCGTGGCGGCTCGGGCCGAGCTGTCGGCACTGGTCGGCCGGTGGTTGGAGTCGCCGCCCGCGGACGGGTTCGTGAGCCACGTGGCGCACAGCGGGAAGCGGGAGGGCATCGAGCACGACGTCCTGCTGAACTCGTTGCGCGTCGTCCTCCAGGCCGGTTTCCAGACCGCCAATCGTTTCCTCGCCACCGGCCTGCTCACGCTGCTCCGCATTCCGGCCGAGCGACGCCCGCGGGCCGGCACCGACGCCGCCGTCAACGAACTCGTCAGGTTCGCGGGCCCGGTGCACGTCGAGAGCCGCGCCTGTGTGAACGACACGGCTCTCGGGGGCCAGCTCATCCGCAGGGGGCAGGTGGTGTCGATGTTCCTCCCCGCCGCCAACCGGGACCCCCGTGCGTTCGCCAGTCCGGGCGAGCTCCTTCTCGACAGGAGTCCCAACCGGCATCTCGGATTCGGCCGGGGCCCGCACACCTGCCTGGGCGCACCCGTCGCCGTGAGCGTCGCCAGGGAAGTGTTCGCCACCATCGGCCGGCGCTATCCGCACGCCCGACTCCTGGGCGAGCCCGTTCCGAGGCCCAATGTGACGGAACACGGCTTCTACGAGTTCAAGGTTTCTTTTTCCGCGGAAGACCGCCCGACAGGGCGGAGCCCGCAGGAAGAAGGGGAAGTTGCCCACCGATGA
- a CDS encoding MFS transporter, whose translation MRKEVKTSCVTPTETKRAGLKATGRTRGSGSDQPLPTGVSAVLRLPAMRAVYLAHAISMLGTIAAEVALSVLVFQRTGSALLSALVFVCTFLPYAVGGTLLSSVADRLPARPLLVSSDLICAGCVAAMTIPGMPVPALLGLLVVTGLIAPVFQGARAASLAQLLDGDLFPVGRSLLRTISQTAVVSGFAVGGVLIALVGPRWVLVANAASFLVSAALLRLGTPATPANSAAGQEGAAAEPSVLRESLSGLRYLLRTARLRRLLLLSWAVPAFSSVGDGLAVAYTVQTGAAATAAGALFTGYAVGTVAGEITVARLSPATRRRLVVPLVILSQLPLVFFAASPSVPAAALLLALSGAGFAFNQGIDPLILAATEPAYRGRLFTVQSSGLMTVQGVGIALFGAAGTVFAPGLVVCAAGSVGAVVALTLARSALRATPSPVIPAPAPAAMSE comes from the coding sequence ATGAGAAAAGAGGTGAAGACATCATGCGTCACGCCCACTGAAACGAAGCGAGCAGGGCTTAAGGCTACTGGTCGGACCCGCGGCAGCGGGTCCGACCAGCCCCTCCCCACCGGAGTCTCGGCCGTCCTGCGCCTGCCCGCGATGCGCGCCGTGTACCTCGCGCACGCGATCTCCATGCTGGGGACCATCGCCGCCGAGGTCGCCCTGTCCGTCCTGGTCTTCCAGCGCACCGGGTCCGCCCTGCTCTCCGCGCTGGTGTTCGTCTGCACCTTCCTGCCGTACGCCGTCGGCGGCACGCTGCTGTCCTCCGTCGCCGACCGCCTGCCCGCCCGCCCCCTGCTGGTCTCCTCCGACCTGATCTGCGCCGGCTGCGTCGCGGCGATGACGATCCCCGGAATGCCCGTACCCGCCCTTCTCGGTCTGCTCGTCGTCACCGGTCTCATCGCTCCCGTCTTCCAGGGAGCGCGAGCCGCGAGTCTGGCCCAGCTGCTGGACGGCGACTTGTTCCCCGTGGGCCGGTCGCTGCTGCGCACCATCAGCCAGACCGCGGTGGTGTCCGGGTTCGCGGTCGGCGGCGTCCTCATCGCCCTGGTCGGACCGCGCTGGGTGCTCGTCGCCAACGCCGCCAGCTTCCTGGTCTCGGCCGCACTGCTGAGACTGGGCACCCCCGCCACCCCCGCCAATTCGGCGGCCGGACAGGAGGGAGCGGCAGCCGAACCCTCCGTGCTGCGGGAGTCGCTGAGCGGCCTGCGGTACCTGTTGCGCACCGCGCGGCTGCGCCGGCTGCTCCTGCTGTCCTGGGCGGTGCCCGCCTTCTCCTCGGTGGGCGACGGGCTGGCCGTCGCCTACACCGTCCAGACCGGCGCTGCCGCCACGGCGGCCGGCGCGCTGTTCACCGGCTACGCGGTCGGCACGGTCGCCGGCGAGATCACCGTGGCCCGGCTGTCACCGGCCACCCGCCGGCGTCTCGTCGTGCCGCTGGTGATCCTCAGCCAGTTGCCGCTCGTCTTCTTCGCGGCCTCTCCTTCCGTCCCCGCCGCCGCACTGCTGCTCGCCCTGTCCGGTGCCGGCTTCGCCTTCAACCAGGGCATCGACCCGCTGATCCTCGCGGCCACCGAACCCGCCTACCGCGGACGGCTGTTCACCGTGCAGAGCAGCGGCCTGATGACCGTCCAAGGCGTCGGCATCGCCCTCTTCGGGGCCGCCGGTACGGTCTTCGCCCCCGGCCTGGTCGTCTGCGCGGCCGGGTCGGTGGGTGCCGTCGTCGCCCTCACCCTGGCCCGTTCGGCTCTCCGTGCGACCCCGTCCCCCGTCATCCCGGCCCCCGCGCCGGCCGCCATGAGCGAATAA
- a CDS encoding SagB/ThcOx family dehydrogenase, which produces MKVRRREHLVCSWQKDGLRMGIPGQRRWIEVTPDLLDLLAKAGAGADAEELAERYPVEERARVRQAVETLTGLGVLVPNEGAPPLPELWERWGPVTERFHDEARNANYLVHSPQRVELVEEILTEGGAPDIFKEYPGNPVVMLPRRPLRLDVPVEDVFATRRTHRKFTGAPVSLDQLGTLLFHSFAPHRFIHGGPFGAQQCRVSSSAGGRHEVEAYVVVYDVEGVQPGLYHYSAARHALELLDPDAPRERVAELTYHQEPSYEGAFTIFTTAVANRLAWKYRHPRAYRLWMYDAGHYGQTFALAATALGLGPFQTVAFADDEVERFLGVDPAEEFAVYLLSAGIPDGPGPLVPADFAFPPPQEVR; this is translated from the coding sequence ATGAAGGTCCGCCGCCGGGAACACCTGGTCTGCAGCTGGCAAAAAGACGGACTGCGCATGGGAATTCCCGGGCAGCGCCGCTGGATCGAGGTCACTCCCGATCTGCTCGACCTCCTGGCCAAGGCCGGCGCGGGGGCCGACGCGGAGGAGCTCGCCGAGCGGTATCCCGTCGAGGAGCGCGCCCGGGTGCGGCAGGCCGTGGAGACCCTCACCGGCCTCGGCGTCCTGGTCCCGAACGAGGGCGCTCCGCCGCTGCCCGAGCTGTGGGAGCGCTGGGGCCCCGTCACCGAGCGCTTCCACGACGAGGCGCGCAACGCCAACTACCTGGTCCATTCACCCCAGCGGGTCGAGCTCGTCGAGGAAATCCTGACCGAGGGCGGCGCCCCGGACATCTTCAAGGAGTATCCGGGGAACCCGGTCGTGATGCTGCCGCGGCGACCGCTGCGTCTGGACGTCCCGGTCGAGGACGTCTTCGCCACCCGGCGTACGCACCGCAAGTTCACCGGCGCCCCGGTCTCCCTGGACCAGCTCGGGACCCTGCTGTTCCACAGCTTCGCGCCGCACCGGTTCATCCACGGCGGCCCGTTCGGCGCCCAGCAGTGCCGGGTCAGCTCCTCCGCCGGCGGCCGCCACGAGGTCGAGGCGTACGTCGTGGTCTACGACGTCGAGGGTGTCCAGCCGGGCCTCTACCACTACTCGGCCGCCCGCCACGCCCTGGAACTGCTGGACCCGGACGCGCCCCGGGAGCGGGTCGCGGAACTCACGTACCACCAAGAACCCTCCTACGAGGGGGCGTTCACGATCTTCACCACGGCCGTCGCCAACCGGCTCGCCTGGAAGTACCGTCATCCCCGCGCCTACCGGCTGTGGATGTACGACGCCGGCCACTACGGCCAGACCTTCGCCCTGGCCGCCACCGCGCTGGGCCTCGGCCCGTTCCAGACCGTCGCCTTCGCCGACGACGAGGTGGAGCGCTTCCTCGGGGTGGATCCCGCCGAGGAGTTCGCCGTGTACCTGCTCTCCGCCGGCATCCCGGACGGCCCCGGGCCGCTGGTCCCCGCCGACTTCGCCTTCCCCCCGCCCCAGGAAGTCCGATGA
- a CDS encoding cupin domain-containing protein, with product MTITTADDAVKAAHAPAAADADGLASLVGDPETFLRAHWTRTPLLRPAASADAFAGLLALADIADLLTTRALRLPHVRLVRDGQAVAESQYTGIRHIGHGTVTDAIVPEKVLSHFSLGSTLVLDAVELLVPSVRALCGRLAAALACPVDAVAFLTPPDRKGLAPHIDDEDVFVLQLSGSKQWTVHEQLRPVPLTPGALSPSALGPVALTPLLNPGDVMYVPRGTPHHAESTGGHSLHLSLAARRPTLGALTADTVLSALREAGQDRDLNTLDPAEEIGALVRELASGALDRLPAVPAPPATVGTGEGGTALAAVLHGLEALATPGARYTAAGRIRLRDDEGGALEADFGRFRAQFPATAREVLERLAGGGTVRSGDFTTDDPHAVGSGPLSQLLVRGALRLAP from the coding sequence ATGACGATCACGACCGCCGACGACGCCGTCAAGGCCGCACACGCCCCCGCCGCGGCCGACGCCGACGGGCTCGCCTCGCTCGTGGGCGACCCCGAGACGTTCCTGCGCGCGCACTGGACCAGGACCCCCCTGCTGCGGCCCGCCGCGTCCGCCGACGCCTTCGCCGGCCTCCTCGCCCTCGCCGACATCGCCGATCTGCTCACCACCCGGGCCCTGCGGCTGCCCCACGTCCGCCTGGTGCGCGACGGACAGGCGGTCGCCGAGAGCCAGTACACCGGCATCCGCCACATCGGGCACGGCACCGTGACCGATGCGATCGTCCCGGAGAAGGTGCTCAGCCACTTCAGTCTCGGCTCGACCCTCGTCCTCGACGCCGTGGAACTGCTCGTCCCCTCCGTACGGGCGCTCTGCGGCCGGCTCGCGGCCGCCCTGGCCTGCCCCGTGGACGCCGTCGCGTTCCTCACGCCGCCCGACCGCAAGGGCCTGGCCCCGCACATCGACGACGAGGACGTCTTCGTCCTCCAGCTCTCCGGCAGCAAGCAGTGGACCGTCCACGAGCAGCTGCGGCCGGTGCCCCTCACACCGGGCGCCCTGTCACCGTCCGCCCTCGGCCCGGTCGCGCTCACCCCGCTGCTCAACCCCGGCGACGTCATGTACGTGCCGCGCGGCACCCCGCACCACGCCGAGTCCACCGGCGGCCATTCCCTGCACCTCTCCCTCGCCGCCCGGCGGCCCACGCTCGGCGCGCTCACCGCCGACACCGTGCTCTCCGCGCTGCGCGAGGCCGGGCAGGACCGCGACCTGAACACGCTCGACCCGGCCGAGGAGATCGGCGCCCTGGTGCGCGAGCTCGCGTCCGGCGCACTCGACCGGCTGCCCGCCGTACCCGCCCCGCCCGCCACCGTCGGCACGGGCGAGGGGGGCACCGCGCTCGCCGCCGTGCTGCACGGTCTCGAGGCCCTGGCCACACCCGGCGCCCGCTACACGGCGGCCGGCCGGATCCGGCTGCGCGACGACGAGGGCGGAGCGCTGGAGGCCGACTTCGGGCGCTTCCGCGCCCAGTTCCCGGCCACCGCCCGCGAGGTCCTGGAGCGGCTCGCCGGCGGCGGCACCGTCCGCTCCGGCGACTTCACCACCGACGATCCGCACGCCGTGGGCAGCGGCCCGCTGAGCCAGCTCCTGGTGCGCGGCGCCCTGCGCCTCGCACCCTGA
- a CDS encoding JmjC domain-containing protein: protein MALGRCISTSADTFRDRIFGRRHLHSTAAELPGGFADLFSPEALDDVLAAGLRTSSIRLLRDNVEAPVTRGAVAEEGDTPGAAPFVSTDTVRSALASGHTLIIRSLQRIHPPLRRFAHELSAELGHPVRINAFVTPPHSQGVDLHYDIEDVLVLQITGNKRWELRTQPFTDPLPRHAWFDSTDRRRNELRAESEPLAELVLREGDSLYFPRGTFHSPRTQEDLSMHLTIAIPPVTRHDLLTELVSQAVGDDAWLRGTVSLDALEDDAELARTVLAEAAERLAASAKTADPADVLWAVRKAAFKSVVPEPVSVLPGSAAAAPYRLRDGAVFRVTEEKDGTALLTTGTHSARLPKAVAPALRSLRRGPDLDFGALVKALGVQDATEVSQALVSIGLVAPVGPRERAQDRDHDGDGDRDDEAAA, encoded by the coding sequence ATGGCCCTGGGACGCTGCATCTCCACATCCGCCGACACCTTCCGCGACCGGATATTCGGCCGTCGGCACCTGCACAGCACGGCGGCCGAACTGCCCGGCGGCTTCGCCGACCTCTTCTCGCCCGAGGCCCTGGACGACGTACTCGCCGCGGGCCTGCGCACCTCCTCGATCCGGCTGCTGCGCGACAACGTCGAAGCGCCCGTCACCCGGGGCGCCGTAGCCGAGGAGGGCGACACACCGGGCGCCGCGCCGTTCGTGTCGACGGACACCGTGCGCTCCGCGCTCGCGTCGGGGCACACCCTCATCATCCGTTCCCTGCAGCGCATCCACCCTCCGCTGCGCCGCTTCGCCCACGAGCTGTCCGCCGAACTCGGCCACCCCGTACGCATCAACGCCTTCGTCACCCCTCCGCACTCACAGGGCGTGGACCTGCACTACGACATCGAGGACGTCCTCGTCCTGCAGATCACCGGCAACAAGCGGTGGGAGCTGCGCACCCAGCCGTTCACCGACCCCCTGCCGCGGCACGCCTGGTTCGACTCCACGGACCGCCGCCGGAACGAACTGCGCGCCGAAAGCGAGCCGCTGGCCGAACTGGTGCTGCGCGAGGGCGACTCGCTGTACTTCCCCCGCGGCACCTTCCACTCGCCCCGCACGCAGGAGGACCTCTCCATGCACCTGACGATCGCCATCCCCCCGGTCACCCGCCACGACCTGCTGACCGAGCTGGTCAGCCAGGCCGTCGGCGACGATGCCTGGCTGCGCGGAACCGTCTCGCTCGACGCCCTGGAGGACGACGCGGAGCTGGCGCGCACCGTGCTCGCCGAGGCGGCGGAGCGGCTGGCCGCGTCCGCGAAGACGGCCGACCCCGCCGACGTCCTCTGGGCCGTGCGCAAGGCCGCCTTCAAGTCCGTCGTCCCCGAACCGGTCTCCGTGCTGCCCGGGTCCGCGGCGGCCGCCCCCTACCGACTGCGCGACGGGGCGGTGTTCCGGGTGACGGAGGAGAAGGACGGCACCGCGCTGCTGACGACGGGCACCCACTCGGCCCGCCTGCCGAAGGCGGTCGCGCCCGCACTCCGCTCCTTGCGCCGCGGCCCGGACCTCGACTTCGGGGCACTGGTCAAGGCGCTCGGCGTCCAGGACGCCACGGAGGTCTCGCAGGCGCTGGTCAGCATCGGGCTCGTGGCACCGGTCGGCCCCCGCGAGCGCGCTCAGGACCGCGATCACGACGGTGACGGCGACCGCGACGACGAGGCCGCCGCATGA
- a CDS encoding MFS transporter, giving the protein MSTEFVPGQAGRAGPVPETLRAHPRFLRVWLGQASGAVGDQLLPVALSLYVLNSGGGAGEVGLVLGGRAVSLVLCLLAGGVLADRMRRTRILFAADLFRAVLILTAAALLTWLPIAALPVLTMLMGGGEAMSRPAARSLIPSLLPDGLLERGNALVAGAHRSSAVLGALLGVALVALVGVRTALVLAGLVFALGALTVLNVPEEAPSSGSERRSVLKDAAHGLREVRRRPWSMAVMFTVCLHLFAGSATALTLLPVVAREHFGGDVAYGVVLASMAVGALPAIVVAGRWRPKAPGTVAMLVLTGYALVPLSLAGPFPLAGVIACFALGGFVVELYFVYWVSALQRAFPGDVLGKVFALDQLSAYALLPLGYLLVGPFVGAFGARATLIGGGVLVVASSLLCLAVPGVARLGDRS; this is encoded by the coding sequence ATGAGCACCGAGTTCGTACCGGGCCAGGCCGGCCGGGCCGGCCCCGTCCCCGAGACCCTGCGCGCGCATCCGCGGTTCCTGCGGGTGTGGCTGGGCCAAGCCAGCGGTGCCGTCGGCGACCAGCTGCTGCCGGTGGCGCTGAGCCTGTACGTACTCAACTCGGGCGGCGGCGCCGGCGAGGTCGGCCTGGTGCTCGGCGGCCGCGCGGTGTCGCTGGTCCTGTGCCTGCTCGCGGGTGGTGTGCTCGCCGACCGGATGCGACGCACCCGGATCCTCTTCGCCGCCGATCTGTTCCGCGCCGTACTGATCCTCACCGCGGCCGCCCTGCTCACATGGCTGCCGATCGCCGCGCTGCCCGTACTGACCATGCTGATGGGCGGGGGAGAGGCGATGTCCCGCCCGGCCGCCCGCTCCCTCATCCCCTCGCTGCTGCCCGACGGGCTGCTGGAGCGCGGCAACGCCCTGGTCGCCGGCGCTCACCGCAGTTCGGCCGTGCTGGGCGCGCTGCTCGGTGTCGCACTGGTGGCCCTCGTGGGTGTGCGTACGGCGCTGGTCCTCGCCGGCCTGGTCTTCGCGCTGGGCGCGCTGACCGTGCTGAACGTGCCGGAAGAGGCGCCTTCCTCCGGCAGCGAGCGCCGTTCGGTGCTCAAGGACGCGGCCCACGGGCTGCGGGAGGTGCGCCGCAGGCCCTGGTCGATGGCCGTGATGTTCACCGTCTGCCTGCACCTGTTCGCCGGGTCCGCGACGGCGCTGACCCTGCTGCCGGTGGTGGCCCGCGAGCACTTCGGCGGCGACGTCGCCTACGGCGTGGTCCTGGCCTCGATGGCCGTCGGCGCGCTCCCGGCGATCGTCGTGGCGGGCCGCTGGCGTCCGAAGGCCCCCGGCACGGTGGCCATGCTGGTGCTCACCGGGTACGCCCTGGTCCCGCTCTCGCTGGCGGGCCCGTTCCCCCTGGCAGGGGTCATCGCCTGCTTCGCGCTGGGCGGTTTCGTCGTGGAACTGTACTTCGTGTACTGGGTGTCCGCGCTGCAACGGGCCTTCCCCGGCGACGTCCTGGGCAAGGTGTTCGCCCTGGACCAGCTCAGCGCCTACGCCCTGCTCCCCCTCGGCTACCTCCTGGTCGGCCCGTTCGTCGGCGCCTTCGGCGCCCGCGCCACCCTGATCGGCGGCGGCGTCCTGGTCGTGGCGTCGAGCCTGTTGTGCCTCGCGGTCCCGGGAGTGGCCCGCCTCGGCGACCGGTCGTGA
- a CDS encoding TetR/AcrR family transcriptional regulator — MSADERREILVRAAVVEFARGGYHGTSTESIARRGGVSQPYVFRLFPTKQVLFTAATDRCFRRVAEVLVQAAKGSYGVEALAAMADAYAGLLEERDVLLMQMQAYVVAASPEQSAFAEGLRQRWFDLWELVHSRSGATREELDAFFGSAMLINTQVALGAAVRSAAPR, encoded by the coding sequence ATGAGTGCGGACGAGCGACGCGAGATCCTCGTCCGGGCGGCGGTGGTGGAGTTCGCCAGAGGTGGCTACCACGGCACGTCGACGGAGTCGATCGCCCGGCGGGGCGGTGTCTCACAGCCCTATGTCTTCCGGTTGTTCCCGACCAAGCAGGTGCTCTTCACCGCTGCCACGGACCGGTGCTTCCGTCGCGTCGCGGAGGTCCTCGTACAGGCGGCCAAAGGCTCGTACGGTGTCGAGGCGTTGGCGGCGATGGCCGATGCCTACGCGGGACTGCTCGAGGAACGTGACGTGCTGCTCATGCAGATGCAGGCCTACGTCGTCGCCGCCTCACCGGAGCAGTCCGCATTCGCGGAGGGCCTGCGTCAGCGCTGGTTCGATCTGTGGGAGCTGGTCCACAGCCGTTCCGGGGCCACGCGGGAGGAGCTCGACGCGTTCTTCGGCAGCGCCATGCTGATCAACACGCAAGTGGCGCTCGGAGCGGCGGTCCGGAGCGCGGCGCCCCGCTGA
- a CDS encoding ABC transporter permease yields the protein MRRARRTNPIRPSVFAWHDVLSESLAGMLQRPGRSALTALGTVLGVGTFVAILGLTATTSSQIDTRFNALSATEVTIEDIGHEQSEFAGLAFPTDADARIERLNGVEHAGVFWPVRLEAEEAVRSSAVVGGGGAQNTTDVVAASPGVLAAAGARLAEGRLYDAYASDQAAPVAVIGTGVADRLGITTLETNPAIFIGNRPFTVIGIVAGTERKADLLLSVVVPRSTAERIWGTPTSGGAKMLVTTSLGAAPQIGHEAPTALRPDHPEYFKVIPPPDPKTLRGQVGDDLNRLFLLLAAICLVIGAVGIANTTLVAVLERTGEIGLRRALGARGRHITVQFLAESGALGALGGLVGTSLGVLTVVVVAVVRDWTPVVHPATAAAAPAIGLATGLVAGLYPAWRAARIQPAEALRR from the coding sequence ATGAGGCGCGCGCGGCGTACGAACCCCATCCGGCCTTCCGTGTTCGCCTGGCACGACGTGCTCTCCGAGTCCCTCGCCGGAATGCTCCAGCGGCCCGGTCGCTCCGCTCTGACCGCCCTCGGTACGGTCCTCGGCGTGGGCACCTTCGTGGCGATCCTCGGACTGACCGCCACCACCTCCTCACAGATCGACACCCGGTTCAACGCCCTCAGCGCGACCGAGGTGACCATCGAGGACATCGGCCACGAACAGAGCGAGTTCGCCGGGCTCGCCTTCCCGACGGACGCCGACGCACGGATCGAGCGGCTCAACGGGGTCGAGCACGCAGGGGTGTTCTGGCCGGTGAGGCTGGAGGCGGAGGAGGCGGTGCGCTCCTCCGCCGTCGTCGGGGGCGGCGGAGCCCAGAACACCACGGACGTCGTGGCCGCCTCGCCCGGGGTGCTCGCCGCGGCGGGCGCCCGCCTGGCGGAGGGAAGGCTCTACGACGCCTACGCCTCCGATCAAGCGGCGCCGGTGGCCGTCATCGGGACGGGAGTTGCCGACCGGCTCGGCATCACCACACTGGAGACCAACCCGGCGATCTTCATCGGCAACCGGCCGTTCACCGTCATCGGCATCGTCGCCGGCACGGAGCGGAAGGCCGACCTGCTGCTGTCGGTCGTCGTACCGCGCAGCACGGCGGAACGCATCTGGGGCACGCCCACCTCCGGCGGAGCGAAGATGCTGGTCACGACCAGTCTCGGGGCGGCTCCGCAGATCGGGCACGAGGCCCCGACGGCGCTCCGCCCCGATCACCCGGAGTACTTCAAGGTCATTCCGCCACCGGACCCCAAGACGCTGCGGGGCCAGGTCGGCGACGACCTGAACCGGCTGTTCCTCCTCCTGGCGGCCATCTGCCTCGTGATCGGCGCCGTCGGCATCGCGAACACCACCCTGGTCGCCGTACTGGAGCGCACGGGGGAAATCGGTCTGCGCCGGGCGCTGGGCGCACGCGGACGCCACATCACGGTGCAGTTCCTCGCGGAGTCCGGCGCACTCGGCGCGCTGGGCGGCCTCGTCGGCACCTCCCTGGGCGTCCTGACCGTGGTGGTGGTCGCCGTGGTCCGCGACTGGACCCCGGTGGTCCACCCGGCGACGGCGGCAGCGGCACCGGCCATCGGACTGGCGACGGGCCTCGTCGCGGGCCTCTACCCCGCATGGCGCGCGGCGCGCATCCAGCCGGCGGAAGCCCTCCGCCGCTGA